Below is a window of Microbacterium saperdae DNA.
CCCGTCCTCGTCGGCGACCGGATCGTCGCCCGCGTCGACCTCAAGTCTGATCGTGCGGCGTCGACGCTCCAGGTGCAGTCGGCGTGGTGGGAACCGCAGGCCGCCCCGGAGGACGCGGACCGGATCGCCCGCGAGATCGCCCTCGCTGCGCGCTGGCAGGGCCTGGAGCACGTGTCCGTGTCGGGCTGGGGCGATGCCGCCGACGCGATCCACGGGTCCCTCCGGGGCGACGTGACGGCATCCGTGCGACGCCACACGCACGCGAGGGAGCAGTCCGGATGACACGCCGCGGTGTGCGGGTGCTCGCCGGCGCGATCGGGCTGGTGCTGCTCCTGGCTGCGGGGCTGTGGATCTGGCAGGCGTCGAGCCGACCCGCATCCGTGGAGGGCACCGCGCTCGCCTACCTGGATGCCCTCGAGTCCGGCGACACCGATGCCCTCGCCGATGTCAGCGCACCCGTGCCGGAGACCGTCTTGACGGCATTCGCAGCGGCAGACGAGCGCATCTCCGATGTCGCACTGACCTCGGTGGACCAGAGCGGCGACACGGCGACCGCTGAGGTCTCCTTCGTTCTCGCCGGCGACCAGCGCCTGGCGTCGCTCTCGCTGTCGCAGGCCGACGGCCGCTGGAGAGTGAGCGCCTCCGCCCTCGGAGCCGTGCGGGCCGAGACCTCGCTGGGCGACCTCATCGCGGTCGGCGATGCGACCTTCGCGAACGACGAGGAGATCGCCCTCTTCCCGGCCGTCTACTCGGTCGCGCCTGCGCCGCGGGAGCTGCTCGCCGGAGAGGCGGAAGCGATCGTGCTGCCCGGAGACCCTGTGGAAGTCGCCCTCGAGGTGACGCTCCTCCCTGCTGCGACCGAGGCCGCGCAGACAGCGTTGGACGATCACCTCGCCGACTGCACGGCGGGTGGAGCGGCGATCCCTGCCGGATGCGGCATCCGCATCCCGTGGGGCACCGAGTTCCAATCGGTGAGCGACATCCGCTATCGCATCGAGACGT
It encodes the following:
- a CDS encoding nuclear transport factor 2 family protein, encoding MTRRGVRVLAGAIGLVLLLAAGLWIWQASSRPASVEGTALAYLDALESGDTDALADVSAPVPETVLTAFAAADERISDVALTSVDQSGDTATAEVSFVLAGDQRLASLSLSQADGRWRVSASALGAVRAETSLGDLIAVGDATFANDEEIALFPAVYSVAPAPRELLAGEAEAIVLPGDPVEVALEVTLLPAATEAAQTALDDHLADCTAGGAAIPAGCGIRIPWGTEFQSVSDIRYRIETSPVLTLIPTGFDAVSGILVATVTGTGQDGESRTTTYLTESWSLRGDVAFTEKGLELSVW